Proteins from a genomic interval of Elusimicrobiota bacterium:
- the rpe gene encoding Ribulose-phosphate 3-epimerase, translated as MSLVAPSILSADFARLAEEAKLMESAGADWLHVDVMDGHFVPNLTIGPVVVKSLKKHTHLPLDVHLMITDPLKYAEPFAKAGAWGLTFHIEAVENPGAVISEIKRLGVKPGISIKPGTPASAVIPYLGDLNVVLIMTVEPGFGGQSFMAEMIPKIREIAAAIKLTHVSCKIEVDGGIDAVTGAQCIEAGAQVLVAGNSVFNSPDPVKAVQALKSL; from the coding sequence ATGAGCTTGGTGGCGCCTTCCATTTTATCAGCGGATTTTGCTCGGTTGGCGGAGGAAGCCAAATTGATGGAGTCTGCCGGCGCTGATTGGTTACATGTGGATGTGATGGATGGGCACTTTGTCCCCAATCTCACGATCGGACCGGTGGTTGTCAAATCATTAAAAAAACACACCCACCTTCCTTTGGATGTTCATTTGATGATCACAGATCCACTCAAATATGCTGAACCATTTGCCAAAGCGGGGGCGTGGGGATTGACGTTTCACATTGAAGCGGTAGAAAACCCCGGTGCGGTGATCAGCGAAATAAAACGGCTCGGCGTCAAACCGGGCATCTCCATTAAACCCGGGACGCCCGCCTCGGCAGTCATTCCCTATCTGGGGGACTTGAATGTTGTTTTAATTATGACGGTCGAACCTGGATTTGGCGGGCAATCCTTTATGGCGGAGATGATTCCCAAGATTCGCGAGATTGCCGCCGCCATAAAATTGACCCATGTGTCCTGCAAAATTGAAGTCGATGGTGGAATTGATGCGGTAACAGGCGCGCAATGTATAGAAGCAGGCGCTCAGGTTCTTGTGGCAGGAAATTCAGTTTTTAATTCCCCCGACCCGGTGAAAGCGGTTCAAGCACTCAAAAGCCTCTAA
- the rlmN gene encoding putative dual-specificity RNA methyltransferase RlmN encodes MEEWPTLVVEKGEKPFRAGQLAEWIFKKRVSEFKKMSNLPGPFRSKMETGYHIRSLELDHAVTSQEDGTTRYFFNTKDDKKVSCVYLPFEERRSLCVSTQVGCAWGCVFCASGKVPYERNLTPTEILDQIMIVEDASGQPLDSILFMGMGEPLANYRNLVMALQLIRSPLALHFGARHVTVSTCGLVPQIEMLAKEAPKVNLAISLHASNDELRKKLLPKSSKWTIRELMTAAKFYSMQTKSRVTFEYIVLQGVNDSDQDAKRLANLVRGPAEHGDYWVNLIAYNPVPGLSYKRPTEERIETFKEILTARRVPVRLRKPQGVDIGAGCGQLGEAR; translated from the coding sequence ATGGAGGAATGGCCGACCTTGGTGGTGGAGAAAGGGGAAAAACCCTTTCGAGCGGGACAATTGGCCGAGTGGATTTTTAAAAAGCGGGTCAGCGAATTTAAAAAGATGTCCAATTTACCAGGGCCCTTCCGAAGCAAAATGGAAACCGGTTATCATATTCGGTCTTTGGAGTTGGACCATGCCGTGACCTCTCAAGAAGATGGAACCACCCGTTATTTCTTTAATACCAAAGACGACAAAAAAGTGTCCTGCGTCTATTTGCCTTTTGAGGAGCGCCGGTCCTTGTGTGTCTCAACCCAAGTGGGATGCGCTTGGGGATGCGTATTTTGTGCCTCTGGGAAAGTCCCCTATGAAAGAAATCTGACACCCACCGAAATTTTGGACCAAATAATGATTGTGGAAGATGCGTCAGGTCAACCGCTCGACAGCATCCTGTTTATGGGAATGGGGGAACCTTTGGCCAATTACCGGAATCTGGTGATGGCGCTTCAACTGATTCGGTCTCCGTTGGCGCTTCATTTTGGCGCGCGTCATGTCACAGTGTCAACCTGCGGACTGGTTCCTCAAATTGAAATGTTGGCCAAGGAGGCGCCCAAGGTGAATTTGGCTATTTCGCTTCACGCCTCCAATGATGAGCTGAGAAAAAAACTTCTTCCCAAGTCTTCGAAGTGGACGATTCGCGAACTTATGACCGCCGCAAAATTCTACTCCATGCAAACCAAGTCGCGAGTGACTTTCGAGTATATTGTGCTCCAAGGGGTCAATGATTCTGACCAGGATGCGAAGCGTTTGGCCAATTTGGTTCGCGGTCCGGCTGAACATGGTGATTATTGGGTGAATTTGATTGCCTATAATCCGGTCCCGGGTCTTTCGTATAAAAGGCCCACGGAGGAAAGGATAGAGACCTTCAAAGAAATTTTGACTGCGCGGCGGGTGCCGGTTCGCTTGCGCAAGCCGCAGGGTGTGGATATCGGCGCCGGGTGTGGACAATTGGGAGAAGCCAGATGA